The following proteins are co-located in the Pedobacter sp. FW305-3-2-15-E-R2A2 genome:
- a CDS encoding DUF72 domain-containing protein encodes MDFGKVSDEELKTVDFSLPEDGEQTRKTLKGKASSKQSECYVGCAKWGRKEWVNMIYPPKTKEANFLDEYVKHFNSIELNAVFYSIPNQDLIRKWKEKAEANSNNNFLFCPKFSRTISHIKRLKGAEEPTDLFLANISEFGKYLGPCFLQMGDNFGPKNIDVLEEFLKYLPTDLSVFVELRHAEWFSIAENRSRLFEMLAKLNKGAVITDASGRRDCVHMELSTPEIFIRFVGNGQEHKASDEARIDEWVARIKTWMGQGLEKVYFFLHQHDEKDTPILANYTIKAFNKHLGSQIAEISFLGDKEEDITKQTQLF; translated from the coding sequence ATGGATTTTGGAAAGGTTTCCGATGAGGAGCTTAAAACAGTAGATTTCAGCTTGCCCGAAGATGGTGAACAAACCCGTAAAACGCTGAAAGGTAAGGCGTCGTCAAAGCAGTCTGAATGCTATGTAGGCTGTGCCAAATGGGGGAGGAAGGAATGGGTAAATATGATCTATCCGCCTAAAACCAAGGAAGCCAATTTTCTGGATGAGTATGTGAAACACTTCAATTCCATCGAGCTGAATGCCGTATTTTATAGTATCCCTAACCAGGACCTGATCCGGAAATGGAAGGAAAAAGCAGAGGCAAATTCCAATAATAACTTTCTGTTTTGTCCTAAGTTCTCCAGAACCATCAGCCATATCAAAAGGCTTAAAGGTGCGGAGGAGCCGACAGATCTTTTCCTGGCGAACATCTCTGAATTTGGAAAATACCTTGGGCCATGTTTTTTGCAGATGGGCGATAATTTTGGCCCTAAGAATATTGATGTGCTGGAAGAATTCTTAAAATACCTGCCCACAGATCTTTCGGTATTTGTCGAGTTGAGGCATGCAGAGTGGTTCTCTATAGCGGAAAACCGAAGCCGTCTTTTTGAAATGCTGGCAAAGCTGAATAAAGGAGCAGTGATTACCGATGCCAGTGGCAGAAGAGATTGCGTTCATATGGAATTGAGTACTCCGGAGATCTTTATCCGCTTTGTAGGCAATGGACAGGAACATAAGGCCTCAGATGAAGCCAGGATTGATGAATGGGTAGCGCGGATCAAAACATGGATGGGACAGGGCCTGGAAAAGGTTTATTTCTTCCTTCATCAACATGATGAGAAAGACACCCCGATTCTGGCAAACTATACCATAAAAGCTTTTAACAAACATTTGGGAAGTCAGATCGCTGAAATTTCTTTTCTTGGCGATAAAGAGGAAGATATTACAAAACAGACACAATTATTCTAA
- a CDS encoding serine protease produces MRNEIELEGIIEDYLNGKLSEAERTAFEQLRKNDPIVDHKVVAHKVFLESLGKYAEVLDLKAKMDRAHAQIDVETLTEELRPHPSFIINMWRKNKAAIAVAASFILLTIVTVYSIQQNTKQIGSVELMSREMAKIKNSQSSLIRIINSKTTPNATKNVKPANYGGTGFALTANGYLLTNLHVVDGADSVYVQDNKGDSYKAKVVRTDSQYDLAILKIIDKSFSPLSNLPYRLKQSGNGMGEIVYTLGFPKDDAVFGEGYISSRSGYNGDTTQYQVSIPVNPGNSGGPLLDHQGNIIGVISAKEKQVDGATFAIKSKYIQEALNSIPNDSLGKKVAFNKRNSLQGLSRNKQVEKIQDYVFMIKVYK; encoded by the coding sequence ATGAGAAACGAGATTGAGTTAGAGGGTATAATTGAGGATTATTTAAATGGTAAACTTTCTGAAGCGGAAAGAACAGCATTTGAGCAGCTTCGCAAAAATGATCCAATTGTGGATCATAAAGTGGTAGCGCACAAAGTTTTTCTGGAGTCTTTAGGAAAATATGCAGAGGTATTGGATTTAAAGGCGAAGATGGACCGTGCACATGCACAGATCGACGTGGAGACTTTAACCGAAGAACTAAGACCTCATCCTTCTTTTATTATTAACATGTGGCGCAAGAATAAAGCCGCAATCGCTGTGGCCGCTTCGTTTATCTTGTTAACGATTGTAACGGTTTATTCGATCCAACAGAATACCAAACAAATTGGTAGCGTAGAACTGATGAGCAGAGAAATGGCGAAAATCAAAAATTCTCAAAGCAGCCTGATCAGAATCATCAACTCTAAGACTACACCAAATGCAACTAAGAATGTGAAACCAGCTAATTATGGCGGTACAGGATTCGCTTTAACGGCAAATGGTTACCTGCTGACCAATCTGCATGTGGTAGATGGCGCTGATTCTGTATATGTTCAGGACAATAAAGGAGATTCTTATAAGGCTAAAGTAGTGAGAACAGATTCTCAATATGACCTGGCCATCTTAAAAATAATTGACAAATCATTTAGCCCGCTGTCTAACCTTCCTTACCGATTGAAACAAAGTGGAAATGGAATGGGAGAAATCGTATATACCCTTGGTTTCCCTAAGGATGATGCAGTCTTCGGCGAAGGGTACATCAGTTCAAGAAGCGGTTATAACGGAGATACCACACAATATCAGGTATCTATTCCGGTTAATCCGGGAAATAGCGGTGGTCCTTTATTAGACCATCAGGGAAATATCATCGGAGTGATCTCTGCGAAAGAAAAACAAGTGGATGGTGCTACATTTGCCATCAAATCGAAATACATTCAGGAAGCTTTAAACTCAATTCCTAATGATTCTCTGGGTAAAAAAGTAGCCTTTAACAAAAGGAATTCTTTACAAGGCCTGAGCAGAAACAAACAGGTTGAGAAAATCCAGGATTATGTATTTATGATCAAGGTTTATAAATAG
- a CDS encoding peroxiredoxin, translating to MSLRIGDAAPNFKADTSIGEIDFYEFLGDSWGVLFSHPADYTPVCTTELGRTAALKGEFEKRNVKVLALSVDSAESHKGWISDINETQNTNVEFPIIADEDKKVADLYDMIHPNASETLTVRSLFIISPDKKVKLMLTYPASTGRNFNEVLRVIDSLQLTANYSVATPADWKDGDDVVVMNSIKTEDIPAKFPKGHKVIKPYLRTTPQPNK from the coding sequence ATGAGTTTAAGAATAGGGGACGCAGCTCCCAACTTTAAAGCAGATACCTCTATTGGTGAGATCGATTTTTATGAATTCTTAGGAGACAGCTGGGGTGTTTTATTCTCTCACCCTGCGGATTATACACCGGTATGTACTACCGAACTTGGTCGTACAGCTGCGTTGAAAGGTGAGTTCGAAAAAAGAAACGTGAAAGTTCTGGCCCTGAGTGTAGATTCTGCAGAATCACATAAAGGATGGATCAGTGACATTAACGAAACACAAAATACAAACGTAGAATTCCCGATCATCGCTGATGAAGATAAAAAAGTAGCAGACCTGTATGATATGATTCATCCAAATGCATCAGAAACTTTAACCGTACGCTCTTTGTTCATCATTTCCCCGGATAAAAAGGTGAAACTGATGCTGACTTATCCTGCTTCTACCGGAAGAAATTTCAATGAAGTATTGAGGGTGATCGATTCACTTCAGCTGACTGCAAATTATAGCGTTGCCACTCCGGCCGACTGGAAAGATGGCGATGATGTAGTCGTGATGAACAGCATTAAAACGGAAGATATTCCTGCTAAATTCCCTAAAGGACACAAAGTGATCAAACCTTATCTGAGAACTACACCTCAGCCAAATAAATAA
- a CDS encoding DUF6443 domain-containing protein, which translates to MKYISIFRMLLMVLMAPLFTQAQSADQNYVKTAKVLISGITTETALNAVISDKTKARVGVAYLDGLGRPLQNVQYQGSPLGKDMIQPFAYDNYGREVKKYLSYTDNGTSTGNYRAAAISSQQSFYNSPPSGVISIPSGSGQVAYSETKFEASPLDRVQQEGFPGGDWKIGGTHTFRKGYAANAVNDVRKWVVTSNGATGSTYYPKARLYVDTLTDENGNKTMEYKDYQGRVVLKRLQNGGSFLNTYYVYDELSNLRYVIPPGFTATSFVESDAGFDQFIYAYRYNGKRLVTEKKIPGKGWEFFVYNKTGRLVMSQDAMQRSISPQQWTVFKYDNTGRQVMTGIYDHTGSTPNTAYRSTQQAAVDADPDLWETRIATGTGYTANTYPSVLSQTLLISYYNNYTIPGKTSTYNATQTVTSRTQGLATGSKVNILGTSTMLLTVNYYDERGRLKESISDHQLGGTDRVVNTWNFADELTASTRTHTSSGGSVTVAMRYEYDHAGRKTKTYEKINTDAEVLLSELGYNELGQLLSKKLNNGLHTTTMSYNSRGWLTGKSAALFAMQLKYNDGTTPRYNGDITGQLWGTPGSLTKNYTYNYDQLNRLLSGISGTGNDEKNISYDAMGNILTLTRDNGTAQTYSYNGNRLSSVSGGVSRTYTYDLNGNVLTDGTNTFTYNYLNLPKTVSGGTPITYTYDAAGRKLRTVNTGVTTDYIDGIHYTSGVIDFIQTEEGRARKSGASYLYEYNLQDHLGNTRLSFDIYSGAARDVQHDDYYPFGKTFNSYLLGAKNNYLYNGKELQGGLGQYDYGARFYDPVIGRWIVVDALAEKSRRWSPYNYAINNPIRFIDPDGKEIYNYWWGISYTGEDARFALTALQEQYRQTGSLKIHYVTEALTPDIYRHTLNSLRKGKPAILHYDSDKKRQARRRREATGLYPSRFSEGLVKDEYPYASTFEGGLGADVAYVPKDQNERQGYAELGPLYMTMKQGEAFLVLPVPKDKEPDAERKPVTVPFPLPAPRPVPALKPLWNGIMRMLLPIFDPTLLNDFNKYNRDTNRNNMEL; encoded by the coding sequence ATGAAATACATTTCCATATTCAGGATGCTGTTAATGGTTTTAATGGCTCCTTTATTTACCCAGGCCCAGTCAGCCGATCAGAATTATGTGAAAACGGCTAAAGTGCTGATCAGCGGAATAACCACAGAAACTGCGCTTAACGCAGTCATCTCTGATAAAACCAAGGCAAGGGTGGGTGTTGCCTACCTGGACGGGCTTGGGCGTCCCTTACAGAATGTCCAGTACCAGGGCAGTCCACTAGGAAAGGATATGATCCAGCCTTTTGCCTATGATAATTACGGGCGTGAAGTAAAGAAATACCTTTCCTACACGGATAACGGAACTTCCACCGGTAATTACCGGGCTGCAGCAATCAGCAGTCAGCAATCATTTTACAACAGCCCGCCTTCCGGTGTAATCAGTATTCCCTCAGGATCAGGACAGGTCGCTTATTCGGAAACCAAATTCGAAGCTTCTCCGCTGGACCGGGTACAGCAGGAAGGCTTTCCGGGGGGAGACTGGAAGATTGGCGGGACGCATACTTTTCGCAAAGGCTATGCTGCTAATGCAGTTAATGATGTGAGAAAATGGGTCGTAACCAGTAATGGCGCTACCGGAAGTACCTATTATCCAAAGGCGAGGTTATATGTGGATACCCTGACGGATGAAAACGGGAACAAGACGATGGAGTATAAAGACTACCAGGGAAGGGTAGTGCTAAAACGGCTTCAAAATGGGGGCAGTTTCCTGAATACTTATTACGTCTATGATGAACTCAGCAACCTCCGTTATGTGATTCCACCGGGATTTACGGCAACCAGCTTTGTTGAAAGTGATGCAGGATTTGACCAATTCATCTATGCTTACCGGTATAACGGAAAAAGACTGGTGACCGAGAAGAAGATCCCGGGGAAAGGCTGGGAGTTCTTTGTGTACAACAAGACGGGCAGGTTGGTGATGAGCCAGGACGCCATGCAGCGGTCCATTTCTCCCCAGCAGTGGACGGTCTTTAAATACGATAATACCGGAAGGCAGGTGATGACCGGGATTTACGATCATACCGGAAGTACGCCCAATACCGCTTACCGCAGTACACAACAGGCCGCTGTGGATGCAGATCCCGATTTGTGGGAAACCCGGATTGCCACAGGCACAGGGTATACGGCAAATACTTATCCATCGGTACTCAGCCAGACCTTACTGATCAGTTATTATAACAATTATACCATCCCGGGGAAGACCAGTACTTACAATGCCACCCAGACGGTCACCAGCCGTACCCAAGGGCTGGCTACGGGAAGTAAGGTGAATATCCTGGGCACTTCGACAATGCTGCTGACGGTGAATTATTATGACGAACGGGGGAGGTTGAAGGAAAGTATCAGCGATCACCAGCTTGGAGGAACGGACCGGGTGGTGAATACCTGGAACTTTGCTGATGAACTGACGGCCAGTACCCGGACACATACCAGCAGCGGGGGCAGTGTGACCGTTGCCATGCGTTATGAATATGACCACGCCGGAAGGAAAACCAAAACTTATGAAAAGATCAATACCGATGCCGAGGTTTTGCTTTCAGAATTGGGTTATAACGAACTGGGACAGTTGCTCAGCAAAAAACTGAATAATGGTCTGCACACGACCACCATGTCCTACAACTCCAGGGGATGGCTGACAGGGAAAAGTGCAGCACTCTTTGCCATGCAGCTGAAATACAACGATGGGACTACACCAAGGTATAACGGAGACATTACCGGGCAGCTCTGGGGAACACCGGGAAGCCTGACGAAGAACTACACTTATAATTACGATCAGCTGAACCGGCTGCTGTCAGGGATCTCCGGTACAGGAAATGACGAAAAGAACATCAGCTATGATGCGATGGGAAATATCCTGACACTGACCAGGGACAATGGTACCGCCCAAACTTACAGTTATAATGGAAACAGGCTGAGCAGTGTGAGTGGTGGGGTCAGCAGGACTTACACCTATGATTTAAATGGGAATGTACTAACCGATGGCACCAATACCTTTACCTACAACTACCTGAACCTGCCAAAGACGGTAAGCGGAGGAACTCCAATTACCTATACCTATGATGCTGCCGGAAGAAAACTTAGGACTGTAAACACCGGTGTAACAACAGATTATATTGATGGTATTCATTACACTTCAGGGGTAATAGATTTCATTCAGACCGAAGAAGGAAGGGCAAGGAAGAGTGGGGCCAGCTACCTGTATGAGTATAACCTTCAGGACCATCTGGGGAATACCCGTCTGAGCTTTGACATCTACAGCGGGGCAGCAAGGGATGTGCAGCATGATGATTATTATCCTTTTGGAAAGACGTTTAACAGCTACCTGCTGGGGGCAAAAAATAATTATCTTTATAATGGCAAGGAGTTGCAGGGAGGATTGGGACAGTACGATTACGGGGCGAGGTTCTACGATCCGGTGATAGGAAGGTGGATTGTGGTTGATGCGTTGGCTGAGAAGTCAAGACGATGGTCTCCATATAATTATGCAATCAACAATCCGATCAGATTTATTGATCCTGATGGTAAGGAAATATATAATTATTGGTGGGGAATATCTTATACTGGAGAAGATGCAAGGTTCGCTTTAACTGCGCTCCAGGAACAGTATAGACAAACAGGATCTCTAAAGATCCATTATGTAACTGAGGCACTAACTCCTGATATATACAGACATACTTTGAATTCACTTAGAAAAGGCAAACCAGCAATTTTACACTATGATAGTGATAAAAAGCGACAAGCGAGGAGGAGACGTGAGGCGACAGGATTATACCCGTCAAGATTTTCTGAAGGCTTAGTAAAAGATGAATATCCTTATGCCTCGACCTTTGAGGGAGGATTAGGTGCAGATGTTGCTTATGTACCTAAAGATCAAAATGAGAGACAAGGTTATGCGGAACTTGGGCCTTTGTACATGACAATGAAGCAAGGTGAAGCTTTTTTAGTATTGCCAGTTCCAAAAGACAAAGAACCTGATGCAGAAAGAAAACCAGTTACAGTGCCTTTTCCATTGCCAGCTCCTCGTCCAGTACCAGCTCTAAAACCATTATGGAATGGAATAATGAGAATGTTGCTTCCAATTTTTGATCCAACGTTATTAAATGATTTTAATAAATACAATCGAGATACTAACCGTAATAACATGGAATTATGA
- a CDS encoding MepB family protein: MTLPPDLLILKEQVFDHLGFESSPVIIEPESAEYGACSFKLNGLAVRFRVAKITPTKTGQFVTLWKRKGAGPIEPYQVADEIDLFLVSTRTAHHFGQFVFPKLALIKHGIISNNGKEGKRAIRVYPPWDVTTNKQAMKTQKWQLEYFMEISPGQGLDPGFANRLYNYKKEALL; this comes from the coding sequence ATGACGCTACCTCCTGATTTGCTGATCCTTAAAGAACAGGTGTTTGATCACCTCGGCTTTGAATCCAGCCCAGTAATTATCGAACCGGAAAGTGCTGAATATGGGGCTTGTTCATTTAAACTCAACGGATTGGCAGTAAGGTTTCGGGTAGCTAAGATTACCCCAACTAAAACCGGTCAGTTTGTAACACTCTGGAAGAGAAAAGGGGCAGGCCCAATCGAGCCTTATCAGGTAGCTGATGAAATTGACCTGTTCCTGGTCAGCACAAGAACAGCGCATCACTTTGGGCAATTTGTTTTTCCTAAATTGGCTTTGATTAAACATGGCATCATCAGTAATAATGGGAAAGAAGGTAAACGCGCAATTCGTGTTTATCCCCCATGGGATGTGACAACTAATAAACAGGCGATGAAAACCCAGAAATGGCAACTGGAGTATTTCATGGAAATTTCTCCCGGACAGGGCTTAGATCCTGGCTTTGCAAACAGACTTTATAATTATAAAAAAGAGGCCCTTTTATAA
- a CDS encoding alpha/beta fold hydrolase: MNDDEILRTESHFAPLKIALRYKAAKTTSNDYAVLMLHGSSFPSAQSFGFRMNNYSWMDHLTENGYEVYALDFLGYGNADRYPEIEENAAAGELLGRAAALYKDVDQAVDLILKRTGKSKVYLIGHSWGASVAVLYATKFPDKLSRLVLFAAITERAATTDPLIIKHRYERMTASARIEAMKSLTPEDEACRLEPEIFGTWEDLWEGHFPSGPLQDMEDLLHGQAYYRPAELRIPVLLIRGEWDQYPNAADAEKLFSAMKQSPQKKYVVIEKGTHVMHLEKSRYQLYEETLHFLQSGMAKKASNEHALAVIFEVIPADGFKETYLDLALQLKPELEKIKGFISIERFQSIYQPEKILSLSFWESETAIQEWRSLDAHRETQSKGRNGVFKDYRLRIAQVRRDYGMFQREEAPEDSKTYHQQKPDKRTETIISIPLTKNNE; encoded by the coding sequence ATGAATGATGATGAAATTTTAAGAACAGAGAGCCATTTCGCTCCGTTAAAAATCGCCCTGCGGTACAAAGCAGCAAAGACAACCTCCAACGACTACGCGGTATTGATGCTGCATGGCTCTTCTTTTCCTTCGGCACAGTCTTTTGGATTCCGAATGAATAATTATTCCTGGATGGACCATTTGACTGAAAATGGCTATGAGGTCTATGCACTGGATTTTTTAGGTTATGGAAATGCCGACCGGTATCCTGAGATCGAAGAGAACGCGGCTGCAGGGGAGCTTTTAGGAAGAGCTGCAGCGCTTTATAAAGATGTAGATCAAGCTGTTGACCTCATTCTTAAAAGAACGGGGAAATCAAAAGTATATTTGATCGGTCATTCCTGGGGCGCTTCTGTTGCAGTGCTTTATGCGACAAAATTTCCGGATAAGCTTTCCCGTCTGGTACTGTTTGCAGCGATTACAGAAAGGGCCGCGACAACAGACCCCCTTATCATTAAGCATCGCTATGAGCGGATGACTGCAAGCGCGCGGATTGAGGCGATGAAATCTTTAACTCCTGAAGACGAAGCTTGTCGCCTGGAACCGGAAATATTCGGGACCTGGGAAGATTTATGGGAAGGGCATTTTCCTTCGGGTCCCTTACAGGATATGGAAGACCTGCTGCATGGCCAGGCTTATTATCGCCCTGCTGAGCTCCGCATCCCTGTTTTGCTGATCAGGGGGGAATGGGATCAGTATCCGAATGCTGCTGATGCAGAAAAACTCTTCTCTGCGATGAAGCAATCTCCTCAAAAAAAATATGTAGTCATTGAAAAAGGAACACATGTGATGCATTTGGAGAAAAGCCGTTATCAATTGTATGAAGAAACACTTCATTTCTTACAATCAGGGATGGCGAAGAAAGCGTCGAACGAACATGCGCTTGCTGTGATTTTTGAGGTTATTCCTGCTGATGGTTTTAAAGAAACCTATTTAGACCTGGCTTTACAGCTTAAGCCGGAATTGGAGAAAATAAAAGGCTTTATTTCTATCGAGCGGTTTCAAAGCATTTATCAACCTGAAAAAATATTGTCCTTGTCATTTTGGGAAAGCGAAACAGCCATTCAGGAATGGAGAAGCCTGGATGCACACCGGGAAACGCAATCCAAAGGAAGAAATGGGGTATTTAAGGATTACCGGCTGAGGATTGCTCAGGTGCGGAGAGATTACGGGATGTTCCAGCGGGAGGAAGCGCCTGAAGACAGCAAAACCTATCATCAGCAAAAGCCGGATAAAAGAACTGAAACCATCATAAGCATACCGCTTACAAAAAACAATGAATAA
- a CDS encoding winged helix-turn-helix domain-containing protein: protein MKQEIAYITSLIGDPVRTKILWTLLDGRAYTATELAICADTSPQNMSMHLGKLLQANLLVAEPQGRHKYYRFSRPEVAYAIEAIGNLIPDEKHRKIVGNTSNAAIKHCRTCYDHLAGEVGVLLTAEFIQQKFIEQEGKTYLVTEKGSAFFSEFDIDTDELKKSRRIFAKPCLDWTERKPHLAGALGAAFLEKMLLSDYFRKTKGSRAIVITAKGRQQLYDRFKIST from the coding sequence ATGAAACAAGAGATTGCTTATATTACCTCTCTGATTGGCGATCCGGTACGCACAAAAATACTGTGGACGCTACTGGATGGCAGGGCTTATACTGCCACTGAACTGGCCATCTGTGCAGATACCTCTCCACAAAACATGAGCATGCACCTGGGCAAATTGCTGCAAGCCAATTTACTGGTGGCTGAACCACAGGGAAGACATAAATATTATCGTTTCTCCCGACCAGAAGTTGCTTATGCGATTGAAGCCATTGGCAATCTTATTCCAGACGAAAAACATAGAAAAATCGTTGGCAATACCAGCAATGCAGCGATAAAACATTGCAGGACCTGCTACGATCATCTGGCAGGTGAAGTAGGTGTTTTACTCACCGCAGAATTTATTCAACAAAAATTCATTGAACAGGAAGGAAAAACTTATCTGGTGACGGAGAAAGGCAGCGCTTTTTTCTCCGAATTTGACATCGATACGGATGAACTTAAAAAGTCGCGCAGAATCTTTGCTAAACCCTGTTTAGACTGGACGGAAAGAAAACCACATCTTGCCGGTGCACTTGGTGCCGCCTTTCTGGAAAAGATGTTGTTGTCTGATTATTTCAGAAAGACGAAAGGTTCCAGAGCCATTGTCATCACTGCTAAAGGGCGACAACAATTGTACGACAGGTTTAAAATCTCCACATAA
- a CDS encoding sigma-70 family RNA polymerase sigma factor — MSNKLSSSVPTDREVVLGILNDSEDALNKLYTGYFPMILQFILNNNGGEDDAKDVYQEGIIVLYNKIKGGNFELSSKLKTYIYSVCRRIWLKKLSQQSKKTSNISDFEDVMAVEVDVEQHEEKDKQFDKMQDALLHLGEPCKTIIQDFYINNLSMQDICEKFGYTNTDNAKTQKYKCLQRLKKLFFQV; from the coding sequence GTGAGTAATAAGTTAAGCAGTTCAGTTCCAACAGATAGAGAGGTAGTTTTAGGGATACTAAATGACTCAGAAGATGCGCTAAATAAGTTGTACACGGGGTATTTCCCGATGATTTTACAGTTTATTTTAAATAATAACGGTGGTGAAGATGATGCAAAAGACGTGTATCAGGAAGGAATCATCGTTTTATATAATAAAATAAAAGGCGGAAATTTTGAATTGAGCAGTAAACTTAAAACCTATATATACTCAGTTTGCAGAAGAATCTGGTTGAAAAAGCTTTCACAGCAAAGCAAGAAGACCAGCAACATTTCGGACTTTGAGGATGTAATGGCAGTAGAGGTAGATGTGGAACAGCACGAAGAAAAGGACAAGCAGTTTGATAAAATGCAAGATGCACTCCTTCATTTAGGTGAACCCTGCAAAACGATTATTCAGGATTTTTACATCAACAACCTCTCGATGCAGGACATTTGCGAGAAATTTGGCTACACCAATACGGACAATGCCAAAACTCAAAAATATAAATGCTTACAGCGGTTGAAGAAGTTGTTTTTTCAAGTTTAA